From a region of the Drosophila ananassae strain 14024-0371.13 chromosome XL, ASM1763931v2, whole genome shotgun sequence genome:
- the LOC6503075 gene encoding uncharacterized transmembrane protein DDB_G0289901 yields MMTMSASSVSAATSVTGSGSASVSTSTDCSSSMQGSTTSSASSDVMTLTTTAASSWCAIPASSRLRVLRLVRPHQRRLLVGGPERGSTYGFAVRGGREHGTGFFVSHVEHGGEAQLKGLRIGDQILRINGFRLDDAVHKEFIQLVASQDRVTMKVRGVGMLPVRDQPEERLSWSVVKLPSVSGTPSESSFKGVERGRSLGSSGGGSRDINVVLHVAPRTKLGLGICKGPEWKPGIFVQFTKERSVAREAGLRPGDQILSVNSIDFSDVLFSEAVAVMKSSSKLDMVVRTAAGCDLFPGESSGYNSSASSVTGDQSPCWADAKSKRLTAVREESGNGGSPAGNGNWSQNVQVHKQMNKTIIKLTENGTSINNTYIASAGFVSGAGSGSGTVSGSGSSSVSGSGSSSRSQSVSRSTTMKRTHLRPVSSAGSGSISRSAAGSGLVSGSGSGSGAPVPPPPAMMDGAATGNSGINGSSLSSAINEELKKRKEKQQQQRNNNRDRERDGSGITNGNGNGSGHGHGHGTGGHHHRSSNANGSVPHRQRSNLASPGSGSDRISHNTLGAGGGGGGGGGANGATGGAAGADQHTALMDEFKRAHQRMFRNGFHESEHKERGETLKRTSIMPDDSSYRSINSNAVANNALTNNHNNHNNHTSHSRLPQNGAKLANGNGGSANGSPELPPPPPQFANPQPKQLPAKLITGNGAANGSGNGNGNGNGNVPGNGGLAKVKQPMSPMRSASISVGGFRPPISPQPDYDAVQLRGNSGASGSSASSQQQQQQRRTLRLGTVTIGEYGDQRTGKRETLRKMNGEAGSNGILKNGNQRSSASFNHGTNQHPEKSIKFGN; encoded by the exons ATGATGACGATGTCGGCGTCCTCTGTCTCTGCCGCCACCTCGGTCACCGGCTCCGGCTCTGCCTCCGTCTCCACGTCGACggactgcagcagcagcatgcAGGGCTCCACGACCAGCTCGGCCTCCAGCGACGTCATGACCCTGACCACCACAGCCGCCTCCTCGTGGTGCGCCATCCCGGCCAGCTCCCGGCTGCGTGTCCTCCGGCTGGTGCGTCCCCATCAGCGTCGCCTCCTCGTCGGCGGCCCGGAACGGGGCAGCACGTATGGATTTGCGGTGCGAGGGGGACGGGAGCACGGCACTGGGTTCTTCGTCTCCCACGTGGAGCACGGGGGCGAGGCGCAGCTGAAGGGTCTGCGG ATTGGTGATCAGATACTGCGCATCAATGGCTTCCGACTGGACGACGCGGTGCACAAGGAGTTCATCCAACTGGTGGCCAGCCAGGACCGGGTGACCATGAAGGTGCGCGGTGTAGGCATGCTGCCGGTCAGAGA CCAACCCGAGGAGCGCCTGTCCTGGAGCGTCGTGAAGCTGCCCAGCGTGAGTGGCACGCCCTCGGAGAGCTCCTTCAAGGGCGTGGAGAGGGGGCGCAGCCTGGGCAGCAGTGGCGGTGGCAGTCGGGACATCAATGTGGTCCTCCACGTGGCTCCCCGGACCAAGCTGGGCCTGGGCATATGCAAGGGACCCGAATGGAAGCCGGGCATCTTCGTCCAGTTCACCAAGGAGCGGAGTGTGGCGCGGGAGGCGGGTCTCCGGCCGGGCGACCAGATCCTCAGCGTCAACAGCATCGACTTCTCGGACGTGCTCTTCTCGGAGGCGGTGGCCGTGATGAAGAGCAGCAGCAAGCTGGACATGGTGGTGCGGACGGCGGCCGGATGCGATCTGTTTCCGGGCGAGTCCAGTGGCTACAACAGCTCCGCCAGCTCGGTGACCGGCGACCAGAGTCCCTGCTGGGCGGACGCCAAGTCCAAGCGACTGACAGCTGTCAGGGAGGAGTCTGGCAATGGAGGTTCTCCGGCCGGCAATGGGAACTGGTCACAAAACGTCCAAGTCCACAAGCAGATGAACAAAACGATCATCAAACTGACGGAGAATGGTACTTCCATCAACAATACTTACATCGCCAGTGCGGGCTTTGTTTCCGGTGCTGGTTCTGGTTCCGGCACCGTTTCCGGTTCGGGCTCTAGCTCCGTATCCGGTTCCGGTTCCTCTTCGCGCAGCCAGTCGGTGTCTCGCAGCACCACCATGAAACGCACTCACCTGCGACCAGTCAGCTCAGCAGGATCCGGATCCATCAGCAGATCTGCAGCAGGCTCTGGCCTAGtatctggatctggatctgggTCTGGAGCTCCTGTTCCACCACCTCCTGCCATGATGGATGGAGCAGCCACTGGCAATAGTGGCATCAACGGCAGCAGTCTCTCCAGTGCCATAAACGAGGAGCTCAAGAAACGCAAAGAG aaacagcaacagcagcgcaACAATAACCGAGACAGAGAACGCGATGGCAGTGGGATTACCAATGGAAATGGTAATGGAAgtggacatggacatggacatggcACTGGAGGCCACCACCATCGGAGCTCCAACGCGAATGGCTCAGTTCCACACCGCCAGAGAAGCAATCTGGCCTCGCCGGGCAGCGGCAGCGATCGCATCAGCCACAATACCCTGGGAGccggtggaggaggaggtggaggtggaggtgctAATGGCGCCACTGGAGGAGCAGCAGGTGCCGACCAGCATACGGCGCTGATGGATGAATTCAAGCGGGCTCACCAACGAATGTTCAGGAACGGGTTCCATGAGAGCGAGCACAAG GAACGAGGTGAGACGCTAAAACGCACCTCGATTATGCCCGACGATAGCAGCTATCGCAGTATCAATAGCAACGCTGTTGCCAACAATGCTCTTaccaacaaccacaacaaccacaacaaccacACCAGCCACAGTCGCCTGCCACAGAACGGAGCCAAGCTGGCGAACGGAAATGGCGGCAGCGCCAATGGATCGCCGGAACTTCCGCCCCCG cCACCACAGTTCGCCAATCCGCAGCCAAAGCAACTGCCGGCCAAGCTAATAACCGGAAATGGAGCAGCGAATggaagcggaaacggaaacggaaatgggaATGGCAATGTACCGGGCAATGGCGGCTTGGCGAAGGTCAAGCAGCCCATGTCGCCCATGAGGAGTGCCAGCATTAGTGTCGGTGGCTTCCGACCTCCCATCTCCCCCCAGCCCGACTACGATGCCGTTCAACTGCGTGGGAACAGTGGAGCCTCCGGATCCAGTGCATCcagtcagcagcagcagcagcaaaggAGAACTCTGCGGCTTGGTACAGTGACCATTGGGGAGTACGGCGATCAGAGGACCGGAAAACGAGAAACTCTACGAAAAATGAACGGAGAGGCCGGCTCGAATGGCATCCTGAAAAACGGAAACCAGAGGAGCAGTGCCAGCTTCAATCATGGAACCAACCAGCATCCCGAAAAGTCCATCAAGTTTGGAAACTAA
- the LOC26513892 gene encoding regulatory-associated protein of mTOR, which yields MLESHYSAMLNAAASVAAAAASAAAAAAASASASASASADDNSNNSNNSNTTSNTNSQSQSSNTNSNNSSSNGSAVDIAGAEAATGTEGDDDSQDGANWSRKKMIKWPLPMTLSFFPATDLSGRFVFGERIRDEKCPLSFLAKRHSEAIVAMVYERQTWRIRERMKTASVALVLCLNIGVDPPDVVKIQPCSRLECWIDPSSVSPPKAMELIGSSLQMQYERWQPRARYKKCHDPTVEDVKKLCTSLRRNAKGERILFHYNGHGVPKPTANGEIWVFNKTFTQYIPLSIFELITWMSAPSIYVYDCSNAGIIINSFQPYAEQHELELEKQRATLQKRGGVPQLAGTGGAPGTAGGQNQQMQQQVSYKNCIHLAACAANEILPMNAQLPADLFTSCLTTPINIALKWYAMQEKLGMVPPIQSELIDKIPGKVNDRRTMMGELNWIFTAITDTIAWNTLPRELFQRLFRQDLLVASLFRNFLLAERILRSHDCTPVSLPALPPCFRHPMWKAWDLVVDLALQQLPDILEHNAPYRQLPFFEHQLTAFQVWLDSESESRTPPEQLPIVLQVLLSQVHRLRALELLARFLDLGPWAVNLALGVGIFPYVLKLLQSSTRELRPVLVFIWAKILAVDPSCQVDLVKEYKYFLSVLQDTTVSKEHRTLSAFVLASIVHNFLLGQTSALQGPLLSICLEQLNDGSWLLRQWLAICLGMLWQNFEKARWSGARDLAHEKLYVLLRDSIPEVRAAAVFALGTFISSVTDRSEEQANNIDRIIAVTLLETVGEDMSPLVRMELAAALQWMVLLFESQFVAIYQVEHVRDHASASSFVMCGDSRDLISSTHSLERHVSMRRGASSSSISNMGGGTSTSSGGGSASGAGGGSLSGSTSGRSKSGSGGSSGAGAAAGGTNTIPYQMIFTKLWQGICNLAQDPFPRVAAIAHEIVEHVRDTALCPIMAAKEATMATATEKCNSLSVSLPPSPNTRVNYLSGAAGGGGAGGGAGESPPVGATASGASHWAQKLRLSGSGAGVAAGDPHAILQRKLRTSSINDETDSAPAAYPGRPGWGGSLGLPSGPRESTHSARSSGSESNQYLEPPQSLTPIVQTEFIPWAISYFTRPGKHRYSSAEGAAEEGFQRFPVDRNSAELRKRSSRYMRNDFVRRQARRHQREQSDRSGYEMCVWNRKTQFTPSIVKLLPYEPQIAVAYREKVLAYDFQWNSVRTYGSEAMAGTPHGSSSVFSRVSSVEFINAQDEALKLVAHDDGVVRVWQSSPGAHSSSSSSTSSSASSSSSTADDPPAKARLVTAWTALSPVHQQQNSYRQRIIGSGGGSIGKGMDASSLSSMSSGIVTAWQQAQQHLVVGGGGCRYLRLWDVERELRLSDIPLGRSEAGAARVLAPYLPNMRCDVILAGCDDGSVRLFDKRCAPQESRICVYRRHDAPILHASLRANETVLVSGCTDGRINVVDVRATSFPYGIEERVIHKWNAGSDVTAIASHQIADTVACGNAFKISIHSLDGRLQKTLRTNEGFIGPKTGHPTCLSFHPYKVQLAVGFVDNTVAIYSPTGAVL from the exons ATGCTCGAATCCCATTATAGCGCCATGCTCAACGCTGCCGCCTCGGTTGCAGCGGCTGCGGCcagtgctgctgctgctgccgccgcctcagcctccgcatccgcatccgcctCCGCCGACgacaatagcaacaacagcaacaatagcaacaccaccagcaacaccaacagccagagccagagcagcaacaccaacagcaacaacagcagcagcaacggcagTGCCGTGGACATAGCCGGAGCTGAAGCGGCCACCGGAACCGAGGGAGACGACGACAGCCAGGATGGTGCCAACTGGAGCCGCAAGAAGATGATCAAATGGCCATTGCCGATGACGCTGTCCTTCTTCCCAGCCACGGATCTGAGCGGAAGATTCGTGTTCGGGGAGCGGATCCGGGATGAGAAGTGCCCTCTCTCCTTCCTGGCCAAGCGCCACTCGGAGGCGATCGTGGCGATGGTGTACGAGCGCCAGACCTGGCGCATCCGGGAGCGCATGAAGACGGCCAGTGTGGCGCTGGTCCTCTGCCTGAACATCGGCGTGGATCCGCCGGACGTCGTCAAGATACAGCCGTGCTCCCGCCTTGAGTGCTGGATCGATCCCAGTTCGGTGTCGCCGCCAAAGGCCATGGAGCTGATTGGGAGCAGCCTGCAGATGCAGTACGAACGGTGGCAGCCGCGGGCGCGCTACAAGAAGTGCCACGATCCCACCGTGGAGGACGTGAAAAAGCTGTGCACGTCGCTGCGCCGCAACGCCAAGGGCGAGCGCATCCTGTTCCACTACAACGGCCACGGCGTGCCCAAGCCGACGGCCAACGGGGAGATCTGGGTCTTCAACAAGACCTTCACCCAGTACATACCGCTTAGCATCTTCGAGCTGATCACCTGGATGTCGGCGCCGTCTATCTACGTCTACGACTGCTCCAATGCCGGGATCATTATCAACTCCTTCCAGCCCTATGCCGAGCAGCACGAGCTCGAGCTGGAGAAGCAACGGGCCACCCTCCAGAAGAGGGGCGGCGTACCGCAGCTGGCAGGCACTGGTGGTGCTCCGGGTACGGCCGGTGGACAGAACCAACAGATGCAGCAACAGGTCAGCTACAAGAACTGCATCCATCTGGCCGCCTGTGCCGCCAACGAGATCCTGCCGATGAACGCCCAGCTGCCGGCCGATCTCTTCACCAGCTGCCTGACCACGCCCATCAACATAGCCCTCAAGTGGTACGCCATGCAGGAGAAGCTGGGCATGGTGCCGCCCATCCAGAGCGAGCTGATCGACAAGATACCAG GCAAGGTCAACGATCGCCGGACCATGATGGGCGAGCTCAACTGGATCTTCACGGCCATCACGGACACGATAGCCTGGAACACGCTGCCGCGTGAGCTGTTCCAGCGCCTGTTCCGCCAGGACCTGCTAGTAGCCAGTCTGTTCCGGAACTTCCTGCTGGCGGAGCGCATTCTGCGCAGCCACGACTGTACGCCCGTATCCTTGCCCGCTCTCCCGCCCTGTTTCCGCCATCCGATGTGGAAGGCGTGGGACCTGGTGGTCGACCTGGCGCTGCAGCAGCTGCCCGACATCCTCGAGCACAATGCCCCCTACCGGCAGCTGCCGTTCTTCGAGCACCAGCTGACCGCGTTCCAGGTGTGGCTGGACAGCGAGTCCGAGTCCCGGACACCGCCCGAACAGCTACCGATCGTCCTGCAGGTCCTCCTCTCCCAGGTGCACCGGCTGCGGGCCCTGGAGCTCCTGGCCCGGTTCCTAGATCTGGGCCCGTGGGCCGTCAATCTCGCCCTGGGCGTGGGCATCTTCCCGTATGTGCTGAAGCTGCTGCAGAGCTCCACCCGCGAACTGCGACCCGTGCTGGTGTTCATCTGGGCCAAGATCCTGGCCGTGGATCCCTCCTGCCAGGTGGACCTGGTCAAGGAGTACAAGTACTTCCTGTCCGTCCTGCAGGACACCACCGTCTCAAAGGAGCACCGCACCCTCTCCGCCTTCGTGCTGGCCTCCATCGTGCACAACTTCCTGCTCGGCCAGACGAGCGCCCTGCAGGGTCCCCTGCTCTCCATCTGTCTGGAGCAGCTGAACGACGGCAGCTGGCTGCTCCGCCAGTGGCTGGCCATCTGCCTGGGCATGCTGTGGCAGAACTTCGAGAAGGCGCGCTGGTCCGGTGCCCGCGACCTGGCCCACGAGAAGCTATACGTCCTGCTAAGGGACTCCATTCCGGAGGTCAGGGCCGCTGCCGTCTTCGCCCTGGGCACCTTCATCAGCTCCGTGACGGATCGCAGCGAGGAGCAGGCGAACAACATCGATCGCATCATCGCCGTCACCCTGCTGGAGACCGTGGGCGAGGACATGTCGCCACTGGTACGCATGGAGCTGGCGGCCGCCCTCCAGTGGATGGTGCTGCTCTTCGAGTCCCAGTTCGTGGCCATCTACCAGGTGGAGCATGTGCGGGATCACGCCTCCGCCTCCTCGTTCGTGATGTGTGGCGACAGCCGGGATCTCATCTCCTCCACGCACAGTCTGGAGCGGCACGTGAGCATGCGCCGCGGcgccagttccagttccataTCGAACATGGGTGGCGGTACCTCCACCTCGAGCGGCGGGGGATCGGCCAGTGGCGCCGGGGGCGGCAGCCTGTCCGGCAGCACGTCGGGCCGTTCGAAGAGCGGCTCGGGCGGCAGCTCGGGAGCCGGAGCAGCTGCCGGCGGCACCAACACCATACCATATCAAATGATCTTCACCAAGCTGTGGCAGGGCATCTGCAATCTCGCCCAGGACCCGTTCCCGCGGGTGGCGGCCATCGCCCACGAGATCGTGGAGCATGTCCGGGACACCGCCCTGTGCCCCATCATGGCCGCCAAGGAGGCCACCATGGCCACGGCCACGGAGAAGTGCAACAGCCTGAGCGTCAGCCTGCCGCCGAGTCCCAACACCAGGGTGAACTACCTGAGCGGCGCGGCCGGCGGAGGGGGAGCTGGAGGCGGGGCCGGCGAATCCCCGCCCGTGGGAGCCACCGCCTCGGGCGCCAGCCACTGGGCCCAGAAGCTGCGACTGTCCGGGAGCGGAGCCGGTGTGGCCGCCGGTGATCCGCACGCCATACTGCAGCGGAAGCTGCGCACCAGCTCCATCAACGACGAGACTGACAGCGCCCCGGCGGCGTATCCGGGACGGCCGGGGTGGGGCGGGTCGCTGGGACTGCCGAGCGGGCCGCGGGAGAGCACCCACTCGGCgcggagcagcggcagcgagAGCAACCAGTACCTGGAGCCGCCCCAGAGCCTGACGCCCATCGTCCAGACGGAGTTCATACCGTGGGCCATCTCCTACTTCACCCGGCCGGGGAAGCATCGCTACAGCAGCGCCGAGGGAGCAGCGGAGGAGGGATTCCAGCGGTTCCCCGTCGACCGGAACTCGGCGGAACTGAGGAAGCGGAGCTCGCGGTACATGCGGAACGACTTTGTGCGGCGGCAGGCGCGACGCCATCAGCGGGAGCAGAGCGATCGGTCCGGTTATGAGATGTGCGTGTGGAACCGGAAGACCCAGTTCACGCCCTCCATCGTCAAGCTGCTGCCGTACGAGCCCCAGATCGCGGTGGCCTACCGGGAGAAGGTGCTGGCCTACGACTTCCAGTGGAACTCGGTGCGAACGTACGGCTCGGAGGCGATGGCCGGCACGCCGCACGGCTCCTCCTCGGTCTTCTCGCGGGTCAGCAGCGTGGAGTTCATCAACGCCCAGGACGAGGCGCTCAAGCTGGTGGCCCACGACGATGGAGTGGTGCGCGTCTGGCAGTCCTCGCCCGGCGCCcactcctcctcgtcctcctccacctcctcgtcggcgtcgtcctcctcctcgacGGCCGACGATCCGCCGGCCAAGGCGCGCTTGGTCACCGCCTGGACTGCCCTCAGTCCGGTCCACCAGCAGCAGAACAGCTACCGGCAGCGCATCATCGGCTCCGGCGGCGGCAGCATCGGCAAGGGCATGGATGCCAGCAGCCTCAGTTCTATGTCCAGCGGCATCGTGACCGCCTGGCAGCAGGCGCAGCAGCACCTGGTGGTGGGCGGCGGCGGCTGTCGGTATCTGCGGCTGTGGGACGTGGAGCGGGAGCTGCGGCTGAGCGACATCCCGCTGGGCCGGAGCGAGGCGGGTGCCGCCCGCGTCCTGGCGCCCTACCTGCCCAACATGCGATGCGACGTGATCCTGGCCGGCTGTGACGACGGCTCTGTGCGGCTGTTCGACAAGCGGTGTGCCCCGCAGGAGTCCCGGATCTGTGTCTATCGGAGGCACGACGCCCCCATCCTGCACGCCAGCCTGCGGGCCAACGAGACGGTGCTGGTGTCCGGATGCACCGACGGCCGGATCAATGTGGTCGATGTGCGGGCCACCTCGTTCCCCTACGGCATCGAGGAGCGTGTCATACACAAGTGGAATGCCGGCAGCGATGTGACGGCGATCGCCAGCCACCAGATCGCGGACACGGTGGCGTGCGGGAATGCCTTTAAGATCAGCATCCATTCGCTGGACGGCCGGCTGCAGAAGACGCTGCGCACCAACGAGGGCTTCATCGGGCCCAAGACCGGCCATCCCACCTGCCTCTCGTTCCATCCGTACAAGGTGCAGCTGGCGGTGGGCTTCGTGGACAACACAGTGGCCATTTACAGCCCCACGGGAGCAG TTCTATAA
- the LOC6503076 gene encoding uncharacterized protein LOC6503076 — MERNGKIICLTREVTPFTGGMATMSLDDYYEQHVVPAQKFQRPGFGRNPTRAELRRHFQLTHFFGPAYRDHAHAQANLANQQRVEDLHRQIRELKKVLEMKTNADGAQKRLEASSSRFASNARPGTSGAKAGNSKASAGRASRRAPARRFAPSRAPETPANSAKPAKPKPKPKTKPQAPTPLILKIGDEIIYDEGYKSDPIWMPSDANNSA; from the exons ATGGAACGCAATGGAAAAATAATTTGTCTCACACGGGAGGTGACTCCTTTCACTGGAGGCATGGCCACCATGTCGCTAG ACGACTACTACGAACAGCATGTGGTGCCAGCGCAAAAGTTCCAACGGCCGGGATTCGGTCGCAATCCGACCCGGGCCGAACTGCGCCGCCACTTCCAGCTCACCCACTTCTTCGGTCCGGCCTACCGCGACCATGCCCATGCGCAGGCCAACCTGGCCAACCAGCAGCGCgtggaggacctccaccgccAGATCCGTGAGCTGAAGAAGGTCCTGGAGATGAAGACGAACGCTGACGGGGCCCAGAAGCGCCTGGAAGCCTCTTCCTCTCGATTCGCCTCGAATGCTCGGCCTGGCACTTCGGGTGCCAAGGCTGGCAACTCAAAGGCATCAGCCGGACGCGCATCCCGCCGCGCACCAGCCCGCCGATTTGCTCCTTCCCGTGCCCCGGAGACTCCGGCAAATTCTGCGAAACCCGCCAAGCCGAAGCCAAAACCCAAGACGAAGCCCCAGGCCCCAACGCCCCTCATACTGAAGATTGGGGACGAGATCATCTACGATGAGGGCTACAAGTCGGACCCCATCTGGATGCCATCGGATGCCAACAACTCGGCTTGA
- the LOC6503077 gene encoding uncharacterized protein LOC6503077: MLKLQVSMLILAFFYCAATTFGTPIAPATPDGATPIDARVSAAEFGAQDAFDSADSSGESAQAEASDSAGFKISLLPTPAKTAESVNLEQEAIPSKVLSLYDNGQKKLAEISQPVPILDTISEHEKYGNNGDMFDGISRSIVNGYEAFSNLLNTFIQKPKELARSVTKGITAQLDIIGGKLVGL; this comes from the exons ATGTTGAAGCTACAGGTGTCCATGTtgattttggcttttttttacTGTGCCGCGACCACTTTTGGCACGCCCATTGCCCCGGCCACGCCTGATGGCGCCACGCCCATCGACGCCCGTGTCTCGGCGGCGGAATTCGGCGCCCAGGACGCCTTCGACTCCGCCGACAGTTCCGGGGAGTCCGCCCAAGCCGAGGCCAGCGACTCGGCCGGATTCAAG ATATCTCTCCTCCCAACTCCTGCGAAAACAGCCGAATCTGTGAATCTTGAGCAAGAAGCTATTCCCTCCAAGGTGCTTAGCCTTTATGATAATGGCCAAAAGAAGTTGGCTGAAATATCTCAG CCCGTTCCCATTTTGGACACGATAAGCGAGCATGAAAAGTACGGCAACAATGGCGACATGTTCGACGGCATCTCGCGCTCCATTGTCAATGGTTACGAGGCCTTCTCCAACCTGCTCAACACCTTCATACAG AAACCCAAAGAGCTGGCCCGCAGTGTTACCAAAGGCATTACAGCCCAGTTGGATATTATTGGCGGCAAATTGGTTGGCTTGTAA
- the LOC6503025 gene encoding protein THEM6 has product MEQLCYLALSVLLAIVVLYGLLELHYFLRMCLCVLLARFVKRRCHILDATTVNGLCLSNDVDTLLYHMNNARYFRELDFARVDFYERTSLYRTITGMGGSVFQGAATIRYRRFIRPFHRFNIVSRIIYWDDQSLFMEHRFVRPSDKFVHCIAICRQRVIDVSMEAVMAELLPRTSSNGFRATARATPPHTLSPPATGGISNPAMDTSLAENGHAATPTATATATEAATPAATAAAAAAAHCAKLKPSLPPELSKWIEYNDMSSKNLRSGC; this is encoded by the exons ATGGAGCAGCTGTGCTACCTGGCGCTGAGCGTCCTCCTGGCCATCGTAGTGCTCTATGGACTCCTGGAGCTGCACTACTTCCTGCGCATGTGCCTCTGCGTGCTGCTTGCCCGCTTCGTGAAGCGACGGTGCCACATCCTGGACGCCACCACGGTCAATG GACTGTGCCTCAGTAACGATGTGGACACTTTGTTGTATCACATGAACAATGCCAGATACTTCCGGGAGCTGGACTTTGCCCGGGTGGACTTTTACGAGCGGACGAGTCTCTACCGCACCATAACGGGAATGGGCGGTTCCGTGTTCCAGGGGGCGGCCACCATACGCTACCGTCGCTTCATCCGGCCGTTCCATCGGTTCAACATTGTTTCCCGg ATAATATATTGGGATGATCAGTCGCTCTTCATGGAGCATCGTTTCGTGCGTCCTTCGGACAAGTTCGTCCACTGCATCGCCATCTGCCGGCAGCGGGTGATCGACGTCTCCATGGAGGCGGTAATGGCGGAGCTCCTGCCCCGCACCTCCTCCAACGGCTTCCGGGCGACGGCTCGGGCCACGCCTCCGCACACACTATCGCCTCCGGCCACGGGCGGGATCAGCAATCCGGCGATGGACACTTCGCTGGCGGAGAACGGACATGCAGCGACGccgacagcaacagcaacagcgacgGAAGCAGCAACGCCAGCAGCGacggcagcagcggcagcggccgCCCACTGCGCCAAACTGAAGCCCTCGCTGCCCCCGGAACTGTCCAAGTGGATCGAATACAATGACATGTCCAGCAAGAATCTACGCAGTGGCTGCTGA
- the LOC6503027 gene encoding tetraspanin-9: MGNAGYTCIRRTFCWLNIILWLCSCAFLGAGLWLRLSYEGYATLLPQHAGLSADTIFMAIGGTGFVVSFFGCCGAWVQSRCLLVLYFMLIVMLFMSEFLVGSIAFLFRGGLGRTLANELRFGIERHYNASDRGSLVAPSVAAIWDSVQQSFECCGVSSYEDWYDIQSWQGKRWVPESCCRMLYDQRQVLTEGSGDGLIRPDCGRSENPALWWDKGCAHSLQSWFTGQLNVVGAVGLGIAFVQLFGLITSMLLFCTVKHKRSSDTYKSYSPSIDPQTRTSSWED, from the exons ATGGGTAATGCTGGATATACCTGCATACGCCGCACTTTCTGTTGGCTGAATATTATACTTTGG CTCTGCAGTTGCGCCTTCCTGGGCGCCGGCCTGTGGCTGCGCCTCAGCTACGAGGGGTATGCCACACTCTTGCCCCAGCACGCCGGCCTGAGTGCCGACACCATCTTCATGGCCATCGGAGGCACTGGGTTCGTGGTGAGCTTCTTCGGATGCTGCGGCGCCTGGGTCCAGTCCCGTTGTCTTCTGGTGTTG TACTTCATGCTGATTGTGATGCTGTTCATGAGCGAGTTCCTGGTGGGCTCGATCGCCTTTCTCTTCCGCGGCGGCCTGGGACGGACTCTGGCCAACGAGCTGCGCTTCGGGATCGAGCGTCATTATAATGCCAGTGATCGTGGCTCCCTGGTGGCGCCCTCGGTGGCCGCCATCTGGGACAGTGTGCAACAGTCG TTCGAGTGCTGTGGCGTGTCGTCGTACGAGGACTGGTACGACATCCAGTCGTGGCAGGGAAAGCGCTGGGTGCCCGAGTCCTGCTGCAGGATGCTCTACGATCAGCGTCAGGTGCTCACCGAGGGATCAGGAGATGGACTGATACGGCCAGATTGCGGAAG atCGGAAAACCCCGCCTTGTGGTGGGACAAGGGCTGTGCCCATTCCCTCCAGAGCTGGTTCACCGGACAATTGAATGTGGTTGGGGCTGTGGGCCTGGGCATCGCCTTCGTCCAGCTCTTCGGGCTGATCACCTCGATGCTGCTCTTCTGCACGGTGAAGCACAAGCGATCCTCGGACACCTACAAGTCCTATTCCCCCTCAATCGATCCCCAGACCCGCACCAGCAGTTGGGAGGATTGA
- the LOC6503026 gene encoding protein THEM6 encodes MSWLVVLLILYIIWDVNYFIRCVFTVFAGRLFQGKRKVTDTTSIFGLCTSQDVDIFIRHMNNARYLRELDFARFHFYALTGLYERIRARGGGAVQGASSVRYRRTIPIFHPYKITTKLVWWDDKAIYIEQQFITLADGFVRAVALSKQCITNCNVLDILKNYPEAAKRPEMPEDLKLWLDAIELSSQKLRKDK; translated from the coding sequence ATGTCTTGGCTGGTGGTTCTGCTGATCTTGTACATCATCTGGGATGTGAACTACTTCATCCGGTGTGTCTTCACCGTCTTCGCGGGCAGGCTCTTCCAGGGCAAGCGCAAGGTCACGGACACGACCTCAATCTTCGGCCTCTGCACCTCCCAGGACGTGGACATCTTCATCCGGCACATGAACAATGCCCGGTACCTGCGGGAACTGGACTTTGCCCGCTTCCACTTCTACGCTCTGACCGGACTGTACGAGCGGATCCGGGCCAGGGGCGGCGGCGCCGTCCAGGGGGCCAGTAGTGTCCGGTATCGTCGCACCATTCCCATCTTCCATCCGTACAAGATCACCACGAAGCTGGTGTGGTGGGACGACAAGGCCATCTACATCGAGCAGCAGTTCATCACCCTGGCCGATGGCTTCGTTCGGGCAGTGGCCCTCTCCAAGCAGTGCATCACCAACTGCAACGTCCTCGACATCCTCAAGAACTACCCGGAGGCGGCCAAGCGCCCGGAGATGCCCGAGGATCTCAAACTCTGGCTGGATGCCATCGAGCTCTCCAGCCAAAAGTTGCGCAAAGACAAGTGA